A genomic segment from Dasypus novemcinctus isolate mDasNov1 chromosome X, mDasNov1.1.hap2, whole genome shotgun sequence encodes:
- the LOC101424756 gene encoding large ribosomal subunit protein uL16-like has protein sequence MGRRPTRCYRYCKNKPYPKSRFCRGVPDAMIRIFDLDRKKAKVDEFPLCVHTVSEEYEQLSSEALEAARICANKYMVKSCDKDGFHIRVRLHPFHVIRINKMLSCAGADRLQTGMRGAFGKPQGTVARVHIGQVIMSIRTKLQNKEHVIEALRRAKFKFPGRQKIHISKKWGFTKFNADEFEDMVAEKRLIPDGCGVKYIPNRGPLDKWPALHS, from the coding sequence ATGGGCCGCCGCCCCACCCGGTGTTACCGGTATTGTAAGAACAAACCCTACCCCAAGTCTCGCTTCTGCCGAGGTGTCCCTGATGCCATGATCCGCATTTTTGACCTGGATCGGAAGAAGGCCAAAGTGGATGAATTCCCACTCTGTGTTCACACGGTGTCGGAGGAATATGAGCAGCTGTCCTCCGAAGCCCTGGAGGCTGCCCGTATTTGTGCCAACAAGTACATGGTGAAAAGTTGTGACAAAGATGGCTTTCACATCCGAGTGCGACTCCACCCCTTCCATGTCATTCGCATCAACAAGATGTTGTCCTGTGCTGGAGCTGACAGGCTCCAGACGGGTATGCGAGGTGCCTTTGGAAAGCCTCAGGGGACGGTGGCCCGGGTCCACATTGGCCAGGTCATCATGTCCATCCGCACCAAGCTGCAGAACAAGGAGCATGTGATTGAGGCGCTGCGCAGGGCCAAGTTCAAGTTCCCTGGCCGCCAGAAAATCCACATCTCCAAGAAGTGGGGCTTCACCAAGTTCAATGCTGATGAATTTGAAGACATGGTGGCCGAGAAGCGCCTCATCCCGGACGGCTGTGGGGTGAAATACATCCCTAACCGTGGCCCCTTGGACAAGTGGCCGGCCCTACACTCATGA